A region from the Rufibacter sp. DG15C genome encodes:
- the nuoF gene encoding NADH-quinone oxidoreductase subunit NuoF — MGRKLLTEHINVEGIETFDVYRKHGGYASVEKALKTMTPEEVVEEVKTSGLRGRGGAGFPTGMKWSFLAKPEGKPRYLVCNADESEPGTFKDRYLMEKLPHLLVEGMITSSYALGCRTSYIYIRGELMYILRILEKAIAEAYANGFLGENILGSGYSLDLHVHPGGGAYICGEETALLESLEGKRGNPRNKPPFPAVWGLYGSPTVVNNVESIATVPWIVNNTAAEYAKIGVGRSTGTKLISAGGNINKPGVYEIEMGITVEEFIYSEEYCGGIWKGRDMKAVIAGGSSVPILPKDLILKTAAGEDRLMTYESLSDGGFATGTMLGSGGFFVMDDQTCIVRHTWTLARFYHHESCGQCSPCREGTGWLEKVLHRIEYGHGHMHDIDLLVSVAKQIEGNTICPLGDAAAWPVAAAVRHFREEFEWHVKHPEQATSPGAVFNKNASVLA, encoded by the coding sequence ATGGGAAGAAAATTATTAACTGAACATATCAACGTTGAAGGAATTGAAACCTTTGACGTGTACCGCAAGCACGGCGGCTACGCCTCTGTAGAGAAAGCATTGAAGACCATGACCCCAGAGGAAGTGGTGGAAGAGGTGAAAACCTCTGGCTTGAGAGGCCGCGGTGGCGCTGGTTTCCCGACGGGGATGAAGTGGAGTTTTTTGGCCAAGCCAGAAGGCAAGCCGCGTTATTTGGTGTGCAACGCAGATGAGTCTGAGCCGGGCACGTTCAAGGACCGCTATCTGATGGAAAAACTGCCGCACCTTTTGGTGGAAGGCATGATTACCTCTAGCTACGCCTTGGGTTGCCGCACCTCTTACATCTACATACGCGGGGAGTTAATGTACATCCTGCGCATTTTGGAGAAAGCCATCGCGGAAGCCTATGCCAACGGGTTCTTAGGTGAGAATATCTTAGGAAGCGGTTACTCTCTTGATTTGCACGTGCACCCAGGCGGCGGCGCATACATCTGCGGAGAAGAGACTGCTTTACTTGAGTCTTTGGAAGGCAAACGCGGAAACCCGCGTAACAAACCACCTTTTCCAGCGGTGTGGGGTCTTTACGGCTCGCCAACAGTGGTGAACAACGTGGAGTCCATTGCCACTGTTCCCTGGATTGTAAACAACACTGCCGCTGAATATGCCAAGATTGGCGTAGGGCGCAGCACCGGTACCAAATTGATCTCCGCTGGTGGTAACATCAACAAGCCAGGCGTCTATGAGATTGAAATGGGCATCACAGTAGAGGAATTCATCTACTCAGAGGAGTACTGCGGTGGCATCTGGAAAGGCCGTGACATGAAAGCGGTCATTGCTGGTGGTTCTTCGGTTCCAATTCTGCCAAAGGATCTGATTTTGAAAACTGCCGCTGGCGAGGATAGATTGATGACCTATGAGTCTTTGTCTGACGGAGGTTTTGCCACGGGTACCATGTTGGGCTCTGGCGGCTTCTTCGTGATGGATGACCAGACTTGTATTGTAAGACATACCTGGACCTTGGCCCGCTTCTATCACCACGAATCTTGCGGCCAGTGTAGCCCATGCCGTGAAGGAACCGGTTGGTTAGAGAAAGTCTTGCACCGCATTGAGTACGGCCATGGCCACATGCATGACATTGACTTGCTGGTGAGCGTTGCCAAGCAGATTGAAGGAAACACCATCTGTCCACTAGGTGATGCTGCGGCATGGCCAGTAGCGGCGGCGGTGCGTCACTTCAGAGAGGAGTTTGAGTGGCACGTGAAACACCCAGAGCAGGCAACTTCTCCGGGCGCGGTGTTTAATAAAAACGCTTCGGTGTTAGCCTAA
- the nuoE gene encoding NAD(P)H-dependent oxidoreductase subunit E, whose product MDQTVEKKEVQFSEGAMAEIRRYLSHYPADRQKSALLPILHIAQAEFGGWVSPEAMDKVAEILNIQPIEVYEVATFYTMFNLKPVGKHVLEVCRTGPCMLRGSDDLIMHLENKLGCRVGETSADGNFTLKTVECLASCGTGPMLQVREQYYENLDAASADQLLEDLKASTVKKPWEENY is encoded by the coding sequence ATGGATCAAACAGTAGAAAAAAAAGAAGTACAGTTCTCTGAAGGGGCGATGGCCGAGATTCGGCGCTACCTGTCCCATTACCCAGCAGACCGTCAGAAGTCTGCGTTACTGCCTATTCTGCACATTGCGCAGGCCGAGTTTGGCGGCTGGGTAAGCCCAGAGGCAATGGACAAAGTAGCGGAGATCCTCAACATCCAGCCTATTGAGGTGTATGAGGTGGCTACCTTCTATACTATGTTCAACCTGAAGCCGGTAGGCAAGCACGTGTTGGAGGTTTGCCGCACAGGGCCTTGCATGCTTCGTGGCTCAGATGACCTGATCATGCACTTGGAGAACAAGCTGGGTTGCAGAGTAGGAGAGACCAGCGCAGACGGAAACTTCACCTTGAAGACCGTGGAGTGCCTTGCCTCTTGCGGTACCGGCCCAATGTTGCAGGTGAGAGAGCAGTATTATGAGAACTTGGATGCAGCCAGCGCAGACCAGCTGCTGGAGGACCTGAAAGCTTCAACGGTGAAGAAACCATGGGAAGAAAATTATTAA
- the nuoD gene encoding NADH dehydrogenase (quinone) subunit D, which translates to MELDKATTGTTELNTTDTFVQELTTLNLGPTHPATHGIFQNILQMNGEKIVSGVPTIGYIHRAFEKIAERRAFYQITPLTDRMNYCSSPINNMGWWMTVEKLLGVTVPKRAEYIRVIVMELARIADHLICNSILGVDTGAFSGFLYVFQEREKIYEIYEEICGARLTTNMGRIGGMERDLSPLAIEKIRKFLAEFPAVMREFETMFNRNRIFVDRVEGVGPITAERALNYGFTGPNLRAAGVDYDVRVMNPYSSYQDFDFEIPVGTKGDTYDRFMVRNEEIWQSLRIIQQAVDNLPEGPFHADAPEFFLPPKQEVYRNMEALIYHFKIVMGEIDAPVGEVYHAVEGGNGELGFYLVSDGGRTPYRLHFRRPCFIYYQAYPEMVVGTQLSDAIVILSSMNVIAGELDA; encoded by the coding sequence ATGGAGTTAGACAAAGCAACCACAGGAACAACAGAGTTAAACACCACAGACACCTTTGTACAGGAGTTAACCACTCTTAACCTAGGTCCTACACACCCGGCTACGCACGGCATCTTCCAGAACATTCTACAGATGAATGGCGAGAAGATTGTCTCGGGCGTGCCTACCATTGGCTACATTCACCGGGCCTTTGAGAAGATTGCCGAGCGTAGAGCGTTCTATCAAATCACCCCGCTCACTGACCGCATGAACTACTGCTCCTCACCCATCAATAACATGGGCTGGTGGATGACGGTAGAGAAGCTGTTGGGCGTGACCGTACCTAAGCGCGCCGAATACATTAGAGTGATTGTGATGGAGCTGGCCCGTATTGCGGACCACTTGATCTGTAACTCTATTCTGGGTGTGGACACGGGCGCCTTCTCGGGCTTCTTGTACGTGTTCCAGGAGCGTGAGAAAATCTATGAGATCTATGAGGAGATCTGCGGTGCCCGCTTGACTACCAACATGGGTAGAATTGGCGGCATGGAGCGTGACCTTTCTCCGTTAGCCATTGAAAAAATAAGAAAGTTCTTAGCTGAGTTCCCAGCCGTAATGCGTGAGTTTGAGACCATGTTCAACCGCAACCGCATCTTTGTGGACCGTGTGGAAGGCGTGGGCCCCATCACCGCGGAGCGTGCCTTGAACTACGGTTTCACAGGTCCTAACCTGCGGGCCGCCGGCGTGGACTATGACGTGCGCGTCATGAATCCTTACTCTTCTTACCAAGACTTCGATTTCGAGATTCCGGTAGGTACCAAGGGTGACACCTATGACCGCTTCATGGTGCGTAACGAAGAAATCTGGCAGAGCTTGCGCATCATTCAGCAGGCGGTTGACAACCTTCCAGAGGGACCGTTCCACGCAGACGCGCCAGAGTTTTTCTTGCCGCCAAAGCAAGAGGTGTACCGCAACATGGAAGCCTTGATTTACCACTTCAAAATAGTGATGGGCGAGATTGACGCACCAGTAGGTGAGGTCTACCATGCAGTAGAGGGCGGTAACGGTGAGTTAGGCTTCTACCTGGTGTCTGACGGAGGCCGCACACCATACCGTTTGCACTTCAGAAGACCTTGCTTTATCTATTACCAGGCCTACCCAGAAATGGTAGTAGGCACGCAGTTGTCAGATGCCATTGTGATCCTTTCTTCTATGAATGTGATTGCCGGTGAGCTAGACGCCTAA
- a CDS encoding NADH-quinone oxidoreductase subunit C: MSELTNELLIQKLQEKFGDQVFDIQEPYGLVTVTTTRENIIPILQALYDDEMMQFQFLTTMCGIHYPDNKGQELGVIYHVHSLVHNVRLRIKIFFSEDDAVVPTATNLYATANWMERETWDFYGIRFEGHPNLIRILNVEEMEVFPMRKEFPLEDQTREDKINTFFGR; encoded by the coding sequence ATGTCCGAACTTACCAACGAACTCCTCATCCAGAAGCTTCAAGAGAAGTTTGGGGACCAGGTGTTTGATATCCAGGAGCCGTACGGTCTGGTCACTGTGACCACCACCCGTGAAAACATCATCCCCATCCTGCAGGCCTTGTATGATGATGAGATGATGCAGTTCCAGTTCCTCACCACCATGTGCGGAATCCATTACCCAGACAACAAGGGCCAGGAACTAGGCGTGATATACCACGTGCACAGCCTGGTGCACAATGTGCGCCTTCGCATCAAAATCTTCTTCTCTGAGGATGATGCCGTGGTGCCTACCGCTACCAACCTATACGCCACCGCTAACTGGATGGAGCGTGAGACCTGGGATTTTTACGGTATCCGGTTTGAGGGCCACCCTAACCTCATCCGCATTCTGAATGTGGAGGAGATGGAGGTGTTTCCCATGCGCAAGGAGTTCCCGCTAGAGGATCAAACCCGCGAAGACAAGATTAATACCTTCTTCGGAAGATAA
- a CDS encoding NADH-quinone oxidoreductase subunit B, with product MSDNKSDITLVNAPEGIEGAGFFATSIEKVVGMARKHSLWPLPFATSCCGIEYMATMGSHYDISRFGSERPSFSPRQADLLMVMGTIAKKMAPVVKQVYEQMAEPRWVIAVGACASSGGIFDSYSVLQGIDRVVPVDVYVPGCPPRPEQILDGLMRIQDLAENESLRRRNSPEYQALLASYNIK from the coding sequence ATGAGCGATAACAAAAGCGATATTACCTTGGTGAATGCCCCTGAGGGCATTGAAGGTGCCGGTTTCTTTGCCACCTCTATTGAGAAGGTGGTAGGCATGGCCCGCAAGCACTCTTTATGGCCTTTGCCGTTTGCTACGTCTTGCTGCGGTATTGAGTACATGGCCACCATGGGTTCTCATTATGATATTTCCCGTTTCGGGTCTGAGCGTCCCAGCTTCTCGCCGCGTCAGGCAGACTTGCTGATGGTGATGGGCACCATTGCCAAGAAGATGGCGCCGGTGGTAAAGCAGGTGTATGAGCAGATGGCCGAACCACGTTGGGTGATTGCCGTGGGCGCCTGCGCCAGCAGCGGTGGTATCTTTGACTCTTACAGCGTATTGCAGGGCATTGACCGTGTGGTACCGGTAGACGTGTACGTGCCGGGCTGCCCGCCGCGCCCAGAGCAGATTCTGGATGGCTTGATGCGTATTCAGGATTTGGCTGAGAATGAGTCCCTGCGCCGCCGTAACTCACCAGAATATCAAGCATTACTAGCTTCTTACAACATTAAATAG
- a CDS encoding NADH-quinone oxidoreductase subunit A yields the protein MEPTATALYVPGDFLPIVIQFAAALGFVVFAMVVTHLIGPKRHSKVKDASWECGIESKGDARAPISIKYFLIAILFVLFDVEVIFLYPWAVNFRALGVDGFVWMLVFMGLLLTGFFYVLKKGVLKWE from the coding sequence ATGGAACCGACAGCAACTGCGCTATATGTACCGGGCGATTTCCTGCCCATCGTGATTCAGTTCGCGGCCGCTCTGGGCTTTGTGGTTTTCGCCATGGTGGTGACGCACCTCATTGGCCCTAAGCGCCACAGCAAGGTAAAAGACGCTTCTTGGGAGTGTGGTATTGAGTCCAAAGGTGATGCCCGGGCTCCTATCTCCATCAAATATTTCCTGATTGCCATCCTGTTTGTACTTTTTGACGTGGAGGTCATCTTCCTGTATCCTTGGGCGGTGAACTTCAGGGCGCTGGGCGTGGACGGTTTTGTGTGGATGCTGGTGTTTATGGGATTACTTTTGACCGGCTTCTTCTATGTATTGAAGAAGGGCGTCCTTAAGTGGGAATAG
- a CDS encoding nucleoside deaminase, protein MLSVHSDEHFMREAYKQAQYALEEGEIPIGAVIVCQNKIIARAYNQTEKLNDVTAHAEMLAFTAAANHLGNKYLHDCTLYVTVEPCVMCAGASYWSQLKRVVYAAADEKRGYRRLGVNLLHPKTELVAGILANECSQLMSDFFRAKRI, encoded by the coding sequence GTGCTTAGTGTACACTCAGACGAACATTTCATGCGCGAGGCCTACAAACAGGCCCAGTATGCTTTAGAAGAGGGCGAAATCCCCATTGGCGCCGTTATTGTCTGCCAGAACAAAATCATAGCCCGCGCCTATAACCAGACCGAAAAGCTCAACGACGTCACCGCCCACGCCGAGATGCTGGCCTTTACCGCCGCCGCCAATCACCTGGGCAACAAGTACCTTCATGACTGCACCTTGTATGTGACCGTAGAGCCTTGCGTGATGTGCGCCGGCGCCAGCTACTGGTCGCAGCTCAAGCGGGTAGTCTATGCCGCTGCAGATGAAAAACGCGGCTACCGCAGATTGGGCGTGAACCTTTTGCACCCTAAGACCGAACTGGTGGCCGGCATCCTGGCCAATGAATGCAGTCAGCTGATGTCTGATTTCTTTAGAGCGAAAAGAATTTAG
- a CDS encoding superoxide dismutase — MPFELPPLPYAYDALEPHIDRQTMEIHHTKHHQAYTTNLNNAIQGTDKEGQTIEELLRDAIKTPAIRNNGGGYYNHNLFWTILSPNGGGNPTGPVAEAIDKAFGSYDAFKEEFTKAATTRFGSGWAWLCAVEGGGVQICSTANQDNPLMEGVDTCGGLPILGLDVWEHAYYLKYQNRRPEYISAFFNLINWDEVNKRYAQANG, encoded by the coding sequence ATGCCATTTGAACTTCCGCCACTTCCGTATGCGTACGATGCGCTTGAACCGCACATTGACCGTCAGACCATGGAAATCCACCATACCAAGCACCACCAAGCGTACACTACCAACCTGAACAACGCCATCCAGGGCACTGACAAAGAAGGTCAGACCATTGAGGAGTTGCTGCGCGATGCAATTAAAACCCCAGCCATTAGAAACAACGGCGGCGGTTATTACAATCACAACCTGTTCTGGACCATCTTGAGCCCGAACGGAGGTGGCAACCCAACCGGTCCGGTGGCTGAGGCGATTGACAAAGCCTTCGGATCATATGATGCGTTCAAAGAAGAATTCACCAAGGCCGCTACTACCCGTTTCGGGTCTGGCTGGGCCTGGCTGTGTGCCGTAGAAGGAGGCGGGGTGCAAATCTGCTCTACCGCCAACCAGGACAACCCTTTAATGGAAGGCGTTGACACCTGCGGCGGATTGCCAATTTTAGGATTGGACGTTTGGGAGCACGCCTATTACCTGAAATACCAGAACCGCAGACCAGAGTACATCTCAGCGTTCTTCAACCTCATCAACTGGGACGAAGTGAACAAGCGCTACGCCCAAGCCAACGGCTAA
- a CDS encoding DUF2339 domain-containing protein, with amino-acid sequence MEIALLLTLLVLLIVTGSRLLKRLEQQSHTLERLHDEVRHLREQQAQRPSAPPRDAAALAAQRDTASTSTPVQEPIPAPVPLPPPPSRPAPKPPVLEPYIPERTATAAFTPVEDEKPSRRNIFSSFTENLDWEKFIGENLINKLGIAILVLGIGFFVKYAIDQDWINEIGRVAIGLLAGGALIAVAHRLRVEYKAFSSVLVGGGMAILYFTIAIAFHEYQLFSQTAAFLLMVAITGFTILLSIAYDRIELAVLALIGGFGSPFMLSTGEGNYVVLFSFILVLNVGILVLAYFKKWNLLNLIAYVFTIILYGGWLGTQVVSVPNAPLAGALLFATLFYLVFFLMNMVYNLKESRRFTAPEILVLLSNSFLYYAAGMYILTYLGRGQYQGLFTILLAVFNFVFAFALYRRQQVDRNLVYLLIGLVLTFVSLTAPVQLEGNYITLFWALEAVLLLWLFQRSGIQLLKSASVLVLGLMVVSLAMDWMGYTITRTQLSPLINKLFITGEVAVVGLAGTWWLLGKEEVNAQQSRFWHRYRQLVGTALVICLYLVLVLELDHQLSYSSLTGNAQTLVFGLFHYLYLLGLVWWGQRRGNPVYQWGALAFSLAAILSYLVILHPTTIETRNAYLLGQGETMASFLLHYLPFLLILVLLVAMVRLLQRMVGLHRRLGKIGLWLVSFVAVFLASAELEHWWMILFFEAKTGLYALQQHIQKIGFPILWGVASFILMAVGMSKKLKTLRIISLSLFFLTLVKLFLFDIRGISEGGKIAAFICLGVILLVVSFMYQKLKNLILVDDAQTPDSSSHSPEA; translated from the coding sequence ATGGAAATTGCGTTGCTTCTGACGTTACTGGTACTGCTGATAGTGACTGGCAGCCGTTTACTGAAACGGTTGGAGCAGCAAAGCCACACGCTTGAAAGACTGCATGACGAGGTACGTCATCTAAGAGAACAGCAAGCCCAACGACCCTCGGCACCTCCTCGGGACGCTGCTGCCCTGGCCGCTCAACGAGACACCGCTTCTACTAGCACCCCAGTTCAAGAACCGATTCCTGCGCCAGTACCTTTACCTCCGCCGCCTTCCAGACCAGCGCCCAAGCCGCCGGTGCTTGAGCCCTACATCCCTGAACGTACCGCCACGGCGGCTTTCACTCCGGTGGAAGATGAGAAACCATCGCGCAGAAACATCTTTTCCTCTTTCACGGAGAACCTGGACTGGGAGAAATTCATTGGGGAGAACCTCATCAACAAGTTGGGGATTGCCATTCTGGTGCTGGGCATCGGGTTCTTTGTGAAGTATGCCATTGACCAGGACTGGATAAATGAGATAGGCCGCGTAGCCATTGGTCTGCTGGCTGGTGGTGCCCTGATTGCCGTAGCCCATAGATTGCGGGTGGAGTACAAGGCATTCAGTTCTGTGCTGGTGGGAGGCGGCATGGCCATTCTGTATTTCACCATCGCCATTGCCTTTCATGAGTATCAGCTGTTCAGTCAGACGGCGGCGTTTCTTTTAATGGTGGCCATCACGGGGTTTACCATTCTCCTGTCCATTGCCTATGACAGGATTGAACTGGCGGTGCTGGCCTTGATTGGTGGGTTTGGCAGTCCGTTCATGCTCAGCACCGGCGAAGGCAACTACGTGGTGCTCTTCAGTTTCATCCTGGTCTTGAACGTGGGCATTCTGGTGCTGGCGTATTTTAAGAAATGGAACCTGCTCAACCTCATCGCCTACGTTTTCACCATCATTCTGTACGGCGGCTGGCTGGGCACCCAGGTGGTCTCGGTGCCCAACGCTCCACTAGCCGGTGCCTTGCTCTTCGCGACGCTCTTTTACCTGGTGTTCTTCCTGATGAACATGGTCTACAACCTCAAAGAAAGCAGGCGCTTCACCGCCCCCGAGATTCTAGTCTTGCTCAGCAACAGCTTCTTGTATTACGCAGCGGGCATGTACATTTTGACCTACCTGGGTCGGGGGCAGTACCAGGGACTCTTCACCATCCTGTTGGCGGTGTTCAACTTTGTCTTCGCGTTTGCCTTGTACCGCCGCCAGCAGGTGGACCGAAACCTGGTGTATCTGCTCATTGGCCTGGTGCTCACCTTTGTGAGTTTGACGGCACCGGTGCAATTGGAGGGTAATTACATCACGCTGTTCTGGGCTTTGGAGGCAGTTCTGCTGTTATGGTTGTTCCAGCGGTCGGGCATTCAACTGCTCAAATCAGCATCGGTGCTGGTGCTGGGTTTGATGGTGGTGAGCCTGGCCATGGACTGGATGGGCTATACCATCACCAGAACGCAATTGTCGCCGCTTATCAACAAACTGTTTATCACGGGCGAGGTGGCCGTGGTCGGATTGGCGGGCACCTGGTGGCTGTTGGGCAAAGAGGAAGTCAACGCACAACAATCTAGGTTCTGGCACCGGTACCGGCAACTGGTAGGCACGGCGTTGGTCATTTGCTTGTACCTGGTGCTGGTACTGGAACTGGACCACCAGCTCAGCTATTCTTCTTTAACCGGAAACGCCCAGACGCTGGTCTTTGGCTTGTTCCATTACCTATACCTGCTGGGCTTGGTCTGGTGGGGACAGCGCCGCGGCAACCCTGTGTACCAATGGGGCGCTTTGGCGTTTTCACTGGCGGCCATCCTCTCCTATCTGGTTATCCTGCACCCCACTACCATAGAAACCCGCAACGCGTATCTGTTAGGACAAGGCGAAACGATGGCCTCCTTCCTGCTGCACTATCTGCCATTTCTGCTGATTCTGGTGCTGCTGGTGGCTATGGTGCGTCTGCTGCAAAGGATGGTGGGATTGCACAGGAGGTTAGGCAAGATTGGCTTATGGCTGGTGAGCTTTGTGGCGGTGTTTTTAGCCTCCGCTGAGCTGGAGCATTGGTGGATGATACTCTTCTTCGAGGCCAAAACCGGCCTTTACGCCCTCCAACAACATATCCAAAAGATTGGCTTCCCTATTCTCTGGGGCGTGGCTTCCTTTATCTTGATGGCAGTGGGTATGTCCAAAAAGCTGAAAACCCTGCGCATTATCTCGCTTTCCCTGTTCTTCCTGACCTTGGTGAAACTGTTCCTGTTTGACATCAGGGGCATCTCGGAAGGCGGGAAGATTGCGGCCTTCATTTGTCTAGGCGTCATCCTGCTAGTGGTGTCCTTTATGTACCAAAAACTCAAAAACCTCATTCTTGTAGATGATGCCCAAACGCCTGATTCTTCCTCTCATTCTCCAGAAGCGTAG